A region from the Methylocella sp. genome encodes:
- a CDS encoding alpha/beta hydrolase → MEHCKQRRFRALKRSGSSFFSARRGVALALIASTLSVGACSGNLKGFLLPVADSAPGAERVEMVVATTRTKAESAAEMFSGGRAIEPAFADIVVSIPPDGTRQIGQVQWPKQLPGNPATDFVALKADIIDRPQAIATFSRLLRESRKHKALVFVHGFNNRFEDAVFRFAQILHDSGSYADVAPVLFTWPSKGNLFAYGYDRESSNYSRDALEALLRFMAKDPQVEEISILAHSMGNWVTLEALRQMAIRDGRVAAKIKIVLLAAPDVDVDIAREQIATMGPNRPKFTLFLSEDDRALAASRQVWGAPRLGNINPDVEPFKDMLAREKIEVINLTSFPSHDEFNHGKFAEDPKVVELIGSTLASGQTLTDSRVGFGEKIMQTTAGAAASVGHAAGLVVSAPVAIIDPDTAEHYDDQVDQFTQSIRNIGPHEEH, encoded by the coding sequence TTGGAGCATTGCAAACAGAGGCGCTTCCGCGCTTTGAAACGTTCCGGCTCTTCCTTTTTCAGTGCGCGCCGGGGCGTCGCGCTGGCGCTTATCGCCTCTACCTTGAGCGTTGGGGCGTGCTCCGGCAATCTCAAAGGCTTTCTTCTGCCCGTCGCCGATAGCGCGCCTGGGGCCGAGCGCGTCGAAATGGTGGTTGCGACGACGCGTACGAAGGCCGAGTCGGCGGCAGAAATGTTTTCCGGCGGCCGCGCTATCGAGCCCGCCTTCGCCGATATTGTCGTTTCAATCCCGCCAGACGGAACGCGCCAGATCGGGCAGGTTCAGTGGCCAAAACAGCTTCCCGGCAATCCGGCCACGGATTTCGTGGCGCTCAAAGCTGACATCATCGACCGACCGCAGGCGATCGCCACATTCTCGCGGCTTCTTCGCGAATCTCGGAAACACAAAGCGCTTGTCTTTGTGCACGGATTCAACAATCGCTTCGAAGATGCAGTGTTTCGTTTCGCCCAGATTCTCCACGATTCAGGATCCTACGCCGACGTTGCGCCGGTCCTGTTCACCTGGCCCTCGAAGGGCAATCTCTTTGCCTATGGATATGACCGCGAAAGCTCAAATTACTCGCGCGACGCCCTCGAGGCGCTTTTGCGCTTCATGGCGAAAGATCCCCAGGTCGAGGAAATCTCCATTCTCGCCCATTCGATGGGTAATTGGGTGACGCTTGAAGCGCTGAGGCAAATGGCGATCCGGGACGGACGGGTCGCCGCAAAAATCAAAATCGTCTTGCTCGCTGCGCCCGACGTCGACGTCGATATCGCGCGCGAGCAGATCGCGACCATGGGGCCGAACCGGCCGAAATTCACGCTCTTTTTGTCTGAGGATGATCGCGCGCTTGCGGCCTCGCGTCAGGTCTGGGGCGCTCCACGGCTAGGAAACATAAATCCCGACGTCGAGCCCTTCAAAGACATGCTGGCGCGGGAGAAAATCGAGGTCATTAACCTGACCAGCTTTCCTTCGCACGACGAATTCAACCATGGCAAATTTGCCGAAGATCCGAAAGTTGTGGAGCTGATCGGCAGCACCCTCGCATCCGGCCAGACCTTGACCGATTCACGCGTGGGATTTGGCGAGAAGATCATGCAGACGACCGCCGGGGCCGCCGCATCCGTTGGCCATGCCGCCGGCCTCGTCGTCTCCGCGCCGGTCGCCATAATAGATCCGGATACAGCCGAACATTACGACGACCAGGTCGATCAATTCACTCAATCGATCCGCAACATTGGACCGCATGAGGAGCACTGA
- a CDS encoding copper-translocating P-type ATPase produces the protein MSFHLGETTAALRIAVKGMHCASCVGRVEKAVGAVPSVASVSVNLATEQANVSFVGPADLEAVIAAINKVGYAAVLSTAQFSISKLDCEDCVNRVEDAFQSVEGVVEANVNLAAGTGTVRFVRGATDAGTIAKAATEAGYPTQEIKPDNHAHGHVHEGRTDAEALTRATILAFVLTLPVFALEMGSHIFPAVHAFAMERIGMQTSRIIEFVLTAIVLFGPGWRFFASGIPALLRGAPEMNALVALGSGAAFAYSALATFAPSLFPAGTGQVYFESAAVIVTLILLGRSLEARARGRSGEAIQRLIGLKPQSATALREGKAIELPLDEVVVGDIVLVEPGEKIPVDGKVIEGSSFVDESMLTGEPQPVTNGVGAEVVGGAINTTGSFSFKVTKTGADTALAQIIRMVQQAQGAKLPIQALADKVTSWFVPAVIAIAILTFALWFWLGPEPSLSHALIAMVAVLIISCPCAMGLATPTSIMVGTGRGAELGVLFRKGDALQSLAGATAIALDKTGTITKGSPALTDFVAAPGFSRADVLALVAAVEARSEHPVAVAILAAAQKEGLVVKPAEHFIAKPGFGVEATVDGRNVAVGADRFMALRGIDVESFSSEAARFGAEAKSPLYVAIDAKLAGLIVVADPPAPNARSAVAALRGQGLDVIMVTGDNERAAQAIAKAVGIDNVVAEVLPEGKVKVLEDLRAGHKTIAFVGDGVNDAPALARADVGIAIGGGTDVAIEAADVVLMGGDLGAAATAVALSRATMRNIKQNLFWAFAYNVVLIPVAAGALYPAFGILLSPMLAAGAMAFSSIFVLLNALRLRRFSPPLPRAAIAGRAEGLRQAPAE, from the coding sequence ATGTCTTTTCACCTCGGCGAAACCACAGCCGCTTTGAGGATCGCAGTCAAAGGCATGCATTGCGCCTCCTGCGTCGGGAGGGTCGAAAAGGCCGTCGGCGCTGTTCCGTCGGTCGCCTCGGTCTCGGTCAATCTCGCGACGGAGCAGGCCAATGTCAGTTTTGTCGGGCCCGCCGATCTTGAGGCTGTGATCGCTGCGATCAACAAAGTGGGCTATGCCGCCGTTCTGTCCACCGCGCAGTTCTCGATCTCCAAACTAGATTGCGAGGACTGCGTCAATCGCGTCGAAGACGCTTTTCAGAGCGTTGAGGGCGTCGTCGAGGCCAATGTCAATCTTGCGGCTGGGACGGGCACGGTGCGATTTGTCCGCGGAGCCACGGACGCAGGGACGATCGCCAAGGCGGCGACAGAGGCGGGTTATCCGACGCAGGAAATCAAACCCGACAATCACGCCCATGGCCACGTTCACGAAGGCCGGACGGACGCTGAAGCTCTGACCCGCGCCACAATCCTGGCGTTTGTCCTGACGTTGCCTGTCTTTGCGCTCGAGATGGGCTCCCATATCTTTCCCGCCGTTCATGCGTTTGCGATGGAGCGCATCGGGATGCAGACAAGCCGGATCATTGAATTCGTTCTGACCGCGATCGTGCTTTTTGGACCGGGATGGAGGTTCTTCGCGAGCGGCATACCCGCGCTGCTGCGCGGCGCGCCGGAAATGAACGCCCTCGTTGCGCTGGGCTCTGGCGCGGCCTTCGCCTATTCGGCGCTGGCGACCTTCGCCCCAAGCCTGTTCCCGGCTGGAACGGGCCAAGTCTATTTCGAATCCGCTGCAGTGATCGTCACCCTGATTCTGCTTGGCCGCAGTTTGGAGGCGAGAGCGCGCGGTCGCTCGGGAGAAGCGATCCAACGTCTGATCGGCCTCAAACCACAAAGCGCCACCGCGCTGCGAGAAGGAAAAGCCATCGAGCTCCCGCTTGATGAGGTTGTGGTCGGGGACATTGTTCTGGTCGAACCGGGCGAAAAAATCCCGGTCGACGGGAAAGTAATCGAGGGCTCGTCTTTCGTCGACGAATCTATGCTGACCGGCGAGCCGCAGCCGGTAACCAATGGCGTCGGCGCAGAGGTCGTTGGCGGCGCGATCAATACGACAGGGAGCTTTTCCTTTAAGGTTACGAAGACCGGCGCGGATACGGCTTTGGCTCAGATCATCCGCATGGTGCAGCAGGCGCAAGGGGCGAAGCTGCCGATTCAAGCGCTCGCCGACAAGGTGACGTCCTGGTTTGTGCCGGCCGTGATCGCGATCGCGATTTTGACCTTCGCGTTGTGGTTCTGGCTTGGACCGGAGCCCTCTCTCAGCCATGCGCTGATCGCCATGGTCGCCGTGCTGATCATTTCCTGTCCTTGCGCGATGGGGCTTGCGACGCCGACCTCGATCATGGTGGGGACCGGCCGCGGCGCCGAATTGGGCGTCTTGTTTCGCAAGGGCGACGCTTTGCAGAGCCTCGCCGGCGCAACGGCGATAGCCTTGGATAAGACTGGCACCATCACCAAGGGGTCACCCGCGCTCACCGATTTCGTGGCGGCCCCAGGATTCTCGCGCGCCGACGTGCTGGCTCTCGTCGCCGCCGTCGAAGCGCGTTCCGAGCATCCGGTCGCGGTCGCCATTTTGGCCGCCGCGCAAAAGGAAGGACTAGTCGTCAAGCCGGCTGAGCATTTTATCGCCAAGCCCGGCTTTGGCGTTGAAGCTACTGTCGATGGCCGCAATGTTGCGGTGGGCGCTGATCGCTTCATGGCTTTGCGCGGAATCGACGTTGAGAGCTTTTCAAGCGAGGCGGCGCGTTTTGGCGCGGAGGCCAAGTCGCCGCTCTATGTCGCGATAGACGCCAAGCTCGCGGGCCTGATCGTCGTCGCCGATCCGCCTGCGCCGAATGCGCGGAGCGCCGTCGCGGCGCTGCGGGGGCAGGGGCTCGATGTCATCATGGTCACCGGCGATAATGAAAGGGCGGCGCAAGCCATCGCCAAGGCGGTCGGCATTGACAATGTCGTCGCAGAAGTCCTGCCTGAAGGTAAGGTCAAGGTCCTCGAAGATCTTCGCGCGGGTCATAAAACGATCGCCTTCGTCGGCGACGGCGTCAATGACGCTCCGGCCCTGGCGCGCGCTGATGTCGGTATTGCGATTGGCGGCGGCACCGACGTCGCGATCGAGGCGGCTGACGTGGTCTTGATGGGCGGCGACCTTGGCGCGGCGGCGACCGCGGTGGCGCTGAGCCGGGCGACGATGCGCAATATCAAGCAGAACCTGTTCTGGGCTTTCGCCTATAACGTCGTGCTGATCCCTGTTGCGGCGGGCGCCCTTTATCCTGCCTTCGGAATTCTTTTGTCGCCTATGCTGGCGGCTGGCGCGATGGCGTTTTCGTCGATTTTCGTGCTTCTCAATGCGCTGCGGCTGCGTCGCTTTTCGCCGCCGTTGCCGCGGGCCGCCATTGCAGGCAGGGCCGAGGGATTGCGGCAAGCGCCAGCCGAATAA
- a CDS encoding polyhydroxyalkanoic acid system family protein, with amino-acid sequence MPKSIVVVVPHNLGVEAAKKRIAERIDVLRSSYVDKLGYSEINWTGDRADLRVVVFGQTVTGQIDVMADSLRIEAQLPWILEALGGKIQGVLTSNAKESLRIGYTPPKA; translated from the coding sequence ATGCCAAAATCGATCGTCGTCGTCGTGCCGCATAATCTTGGCGTGGAAGCCGCAAAAAAGCGCATCGCGGAGCGCATTGACGTGTTGCGCTCGTCCTATGTCGACAAACTCGGCTATTCGGAAATCAACTGGACCGGGGACAGAGCCGATCTGCGGGTGGTGGTTTTTGGCCAGACCGTCACCGGGCAAATCGATGTCATGGCGGATAGTCTGCGCATTGAGGCGCAGCTGCCGTGGATTCTCGAGGCGCTCGGCGGCAAGATCCAAGGAGTTCTGACGAGCAACGCCAAAGAATCGCTGCGGATCGGCTACACGCCGCCGAAAGCCTGA
- a CDS encoding TOBE domain-containing protein, producing MKISARNALEGTIKDVKKGATTAHVELELKGGGIVTASITNEAVEELGLAKGKKAHAVIKSSDVMIAVE from the coding sequence ATGAAGATTTCAGCCCGCAACGCTCTCGAAGGCACCATCAAGGACGTCAAGAAGGGCGCCACCACGGCCCACGTCGAACTCGAGCTTAAGGGCGGCGGGATCGTCACGGCCTCGATCACCAATGAAGCGGTCGAGGAGCTGGGGCTCGCCAAGGGCAAGAAAGCGCACGCCGTCATTAAATCGTCCGATGTTATGATCGCAGTCGAGTAA
- a CDS encoding heavy metal-binding domain-containing protein, whose amino-acid sequence MRISLTDAIEGGRVLYPIGKIEAASAWHGADADASQDNWRELALRELVLRAEDIDADAIIGLDFQTVAVVPVEGSGLNLKRVLATGIAVKLSLSLAA is encoded by the coding sequence ATGCGCATTAGTTTGACGGACGCCATCGAGGGGGGCCGCGTTCTTTATCCGATCGGTAAAATCGAAGCCGCGTCCGCTTGGCACGGCGCCGACGCCGACGCTTCCCAGGACAATTGGCGCGAACTCGCATTGCGCGAACTCGTTCTCCGGGCGGAAGACATTGATGCTGACGCCATCATTGGCCTCGACTTTCAGACGGTCGCCGTTGTTCCCGTCGAGGGATCGGGGCTGAACCTGAAGCGCGTTCTGGCCACTGGAATTGCCGTCAAGCTGTCGTTATCATTGGCTGCATAG
- the purH gene encoding bifunctional phosphoribosylaminoimidazolecarboxamide formyltransferase/IMP cyclohydrolase, which translates to MPTDLRRAARALISVSDKTGLIDFARGLAALGVELVSTGGTHKALRDAGLAVRDVADLTGFPELMDGRVKTLHPKVHGGLLAIRENPEHEAAMLAHDITPIDLLIVNLYPFEATIDKGADFDQCIENIDVGGPAMIRGAAKNHNDVAVIVAVEDYGAVLAELQANSGATTLALRRRLAQKAFARTAAYDAAISNWLAEQIGETSPAFRAFGGKLVQNLRYGENPHQNAAFYATPQRRVGVGTARQAQGKQLSYNNLGDTDAAFELVAEFDPNRTAAVAIIKHSNPCGVAEGASLETAYALALRCDPVSAFGGIIALNRRLDAAAAAEIVKIFTEVIIAPEADDEAIKIIAAKKNLRLLLTGGLPDPRGPGILMRPVAGGLLVQGRDNAVVDDMDLRVVTQRSPNDAEWRDLKFALRVAKHVKSNAIVYAKDSATVGIGAGQMSRIDSTRIAAMKAADAATLAGLSGSLAKGSVVASDAFFPFADGVLAAAEAGATALIQPGGSVRDEEVIKAADAAGLAMVFTGVRHFRH; encoded by the coding sequence ATGCCAACCGATCTTCGCCGCGCCGCACGGGCGCTGATTTCCGTTTCCGATAAGACTGGACTTATTGATTTCGCGCGCGGCCTCGCAGCTCTTGGAGTTGAACTCGTCTCGACGGGGGGGACGCACAAGGCGCTCCGCGATGCCGGGCTCGCAGTCCGCGATGTCGCCGACCTCACCGGTTTTCCCGAGTTGATGGACGGCCGGGTCAAAACCCTGCATCCCAAAGTCCACGGCGGCCTGCTGGCGATCCGCGAAAATCCGGAGCATGAGGCCGCGATGCTGGCGCATGACATCACGCCGATCGATCTCCTCATCGTGAATCTTTATCCGTTCGAGGCGACGATCGACAAGGGCGCCGATTTCGACCAGTGCATCGAAAATATCGACGTCGGCGGCCCGGCCATGATCCGCGGCGCCGCCAAAAATCACAATGATGTCGCCGTTATCGTCGCTGTCGAAGACTACGGCGCTGTTCTTGCCGAACTGCAGGCAAATTCGGGGGCGACCACGCTGGCCTTGCGCCGGCGACTGGCGCAAAAGGCCTTTGCGCGCACAGCCGCCTATGACGCGGCGATATCGAATTGGCTTGCCGAACAGATCGGCGAGACCTCGCCCGCCTTCCGCGCCTTCGGCGGCAAGCTCGTCCAAAATTTGCGCTATGGCGAAAATCCGCATCAGAACGCAGCTTTCTACGCGACGCCGCAGCGCAGGGTTGGCGTTGGAACGGCGCGGCAGGCGCAAGGCAAGCAGCTCTCCTACAATAATCTCGGCGATACCGACGCGGCCTTTGAACTCGTCGCGGAATTTGATCCCAATCGCACGGCCGCCGTCGCCATTATCAAGCATTCGAACCCGTGCGGCGTCGCCGAGGGGGCGAGCCTCGAGACCGCCTATGCGCTGGCCCTGCGCTGCGATCCCGTCTCGGCCTTTGGCGGGATCATCGCCCTGAATCGCAGGCTGGATGCGGCGGCCGCGGCCGAGATTGTCAAGATTTTTACCGAAGTCATCATCGCGCCGGAAGCCGATGACGAGGCGATCAAGATCATCGCCGCCAAGAAGAATCTCCGTCTGCTCCTGACCGGAGGGCTGCCTGATCCGCGCGGACCGGGCATTCTCATGCGTCCGGTCGCCGGGGGCCTTCTGGTGCAGGGGCGCGACAATGCGGTTGTCGACGATATGGACCTTCGCGTCGTAACTCAGCGCTCGCCAAATGATGCGGAATGGCGCGATCTCAAATTTGCGTTGCGGGTCGCCAAACACGTTAAGTCGAACGCTATCGTCTATGCAAAGGACAGCGCGACGGTCGGCATTGGCGCTGGGCAGATGAGCCGCATCGATTCAACGCGGATCGCGGCGATGAAAGCCGCCGACGCCGCAACGCTTGCCGGATTGTCCGGCAGCCTCGCGAAAGGCTCCGTCGTCGCCTCTGACGCGTTTTTTCCATTCGCCGACGGCGTCCTGGCCGCCGCCGAGGCAGGCGCGACCGCGCTCATTCAGCCGGGCGGCTCCGTTCGGGACGAGGAAGTCATTAAGGCTGCAGATGCCGCCGGTCTCGCTATGGTTTTCACCGGTGTGCGGCATTTTCGTCACTAA